The proteins below are encoded in one region of Myxococcales bacterium:
- a CDS encoding Ig-like domain-containing protein: MVRARGFCMCASAALSVAGAAHATGPGLPNKTYTSDQVMTVIGRIDSTTGAPRAHGNLAMHHGHLLLIFSRDSGEGDGGFAFFDVADPTQPKLVYARDDDETYDIREAHGFGFSRIEGRDYVAMQASLGVQIWDITNELAPTRSAYLKLPGITASDYGTGAWWVFWQGAYLFVGGSGNGLYVVRAADPANPELVVRSDGGPNPIPVSDLGAFKTGPVFAIGNYLAITGMDQAGYSMVDVRDPASPKLLATRKSGVDAIYSGLWNGNLLIGAGTGGLVTLHDVSKATQIADLGKTAVYGDRGGYVSFQDGFVHIGASNRYLKVDATTPSAPTVVGFASSKIPGRDEDFATAMGNLVFVGDDHGNGTSIIPHQAAPDTTAPSVTRMEPQQGALGQPLTTRIGISFSDAIDFDSVTPATFQVSRTAGPGQTPKPVTVILSYQTNIVSFSTVDVLPSDTTFEIRLPKGGVRDVAGNALSESFVSWFSTGKTLESPGCKIAPRQPVLVGKPVAYSVELSGPACAGGCQVAWAFGDGAAGQGALTSHTFDAPGHYAVTATLRDATTNDVVSGCSLAQTVHRPLVAGRPRRSSRVALDVERNRLWVVNSDASSVSAIDLGARVREREVSVPSAPRAVSVSENGDVWVVSDRASRVTLLEASGQRLAELELPYGARPSGIVQAPDGSRVYVALRGSGKLVEIDAATRSVTRELDVGPTPEGLALSADGTTLLVSRFVSPLDHAEVRVVDTASLSLVRVEELTADLGPDTEASGRGVLNYLRSPTISPDGARAFVPAKKDNTARGLWNDLLPLSFENTVRASVAALSMNGGEETGARLDLNDRSLPSAVEFSPLGDLIFVATEGTNTVDVRDAYAGDLVTTLEKVGAGPDGLALSASGGELFVHSASSRSVSIYDVSGVIESGDNLVEKLAEVQTVAHEPFAADELLGKRVFYDAMDRRMSRDHYLSCASCHLDGEHDGRVWDFSDRGEGLRNTISLLGKRGTGQGWLHWSANFDEVQDFEHDIRNAFAGLGFMTDQDFHAGRDQSLLGPKAGVSAELDALDAYVTSLTRTHASPYRESDGTPTAAARRGAHVFERLGCDGCHRGRDFTDSAQANLKDVGTLTPGSGSRLFGELEGIDTPTLIGLFETAPYLHDGSAPDLDAVLEQAASTGLHGDVASLSTDERQDLKRFLLELDDGALIRPDPGFEAGGGCSLGGTRRRAPASFSVILALGCGILHRRLRAARRRSLDRSAA, translated from the coding sequence ATGGTGCGGGCGAGGGGATTCTGCATGTGCGCGTCGGCTGCGCTCTCCGTGGCGGGCGCAGCGCACGCGACGGGTCCAGGCCTGCCCAACAAGACCTACACGTCGGATCAGGTCATGACGGTGATCGGGCGCATCGACTCGACGACCGGCGCGCCGCGCGCCCACGGCAACCTGGCCATGCACCATGGTCACCTGCTGCTGATCTTCTCCCGGGATTCGGGGGAAGGGGACGGCGGTTTTGCGTTCTTCGATGTCGCCGATCCGACCCAACCCAAGCTGGTCTACGCCAGGGACGACGACGAGACCTACGATATCCGTGAGGCCCACGGCTTCGGTTTCTCCCGCATCGAGGGGCGGGACTACGTCGCGATGCAGGCCAGTCTGGGCGTGCAGATCTGGGACATCACCAACGAGCTCGCGCCGACTCGCAGCGCGTATTTGAAGCTGCCGGGGATCACCGCGAGCGACTATGGCACCGGCGCGTGGTGGGTGTTCTGGCAGGGGGCGTATCTGTTCGTGGGCGGGTCGGGCAACGGGCTCTATGTGGTGCGGGCGGCTGACCCCGCCAACCCTGAGCTCGTCGTGCGCAGTGATGGCGGGCCGAACCCGATCCCCGTGAGTGATCTGGGTGCATTCAAGACCGGTCCAGTGTTTGCCATCGGCAACTACCTGGCGATCACCGGCATGGACCAGGCTGGTTATTCGATGGTCGACGTCCGCGATCCCGCGAGCCCGAAGCTGCTTGCTACGCGAAAGAGCGGGGTCGACGCCATCTACAGCGGGCTCTGGAATGGCAACCTGTTGATCGGCGCGGGCACCGGAGGCCTCGTCACGTTGCACGACGTCAGCAAAGCCACGCAGATCGCCGATCTGGGAAAGACGGCGGTGTACGGTGACCGCGGCGGTTACGTGTCGTTTCAGGATGGCTTCGTGCACATTGGCGCGTCGAACCGCTACTTGAAGGTCGACGCAACGACGCCCAGCGCTCCCACGGTCGTCGGTTTTGCGTCGAGCAAGATCCCGGGCCGCGACGAAGATTTTGCTACTGCGATGGGGAACCTGGTGTTCGTCGGCGACGATCACGGCAACGGCACGAGCATCATCCCGCACCAGGCGGCTCCGGACACGACGGCGCCGAGCGTGACTCGCATGGAGCCCCAGCAGGGAGCCCTCGGACAACCGCTGACGACCCGCATTGGTATTTCCTTCAGCGACGCCATCGACTTCGACTCGGTCACACCGGCAACCTTTCAGGTCTCGCGCACCGCCGGTCCGGGGCAAACGCCGAAGCCGGTGACTGTGATCCTGAGCTACCAGACCAACATCGTGAGCTTCTCGACGGTCGACGTGCTGCCGTCGGACACCACGTTCGAGATCCGGCTGCCCAAAGGTGGCGTGCGCGACGTCGCTGGCAACGCGCTCTCGGAGAGCTTCGTGAGCTGGTTCTCCACCGGCAAGACCCTCGAGAGCCCAGGGTGCAAGATCGCGCCGCGGCAGCCCGTCCTCGTCGGCAAACCGGTCGCCTACAGCGTCGAGCTCTCCGGTCCGGCGTGCGCCGGAGGCTGCCAGGTGGCCTGGGCGTTCGGTGACGGGGCGGCGGGCCAAGGAGCTCTCACGAGTCACACCTTCGACGCGCCTGGACACTACGCGGTGACGGCGACGCTGCGGGACGCAACGACGAACGATGTGGTGAGCGGCTGTTCCCTCGCGCAGACCGTGCATCGACCGCTGGTCGCCGGCCGGCCTCGGCGGTCCTCCAGGGTCGCGCTCGACGTGGAGCGAAACCGACTGTGGGTCGTCAACTCGGACGCGAGCTCGGTGAGCGCCATCGACCTCGGGGCGCGCGTGCGGGAGCGGGAGGTCAGCGTGCCGAGCGCGCCGCGCGCCGTCTCGGTCTCGGAGAACGGCGACGTGTGGGTGGTCAGTGATCGAGCCTCGCGCGTGACGCTGCTCGAGGCGAGCGGCCAGCGCCTTGCCGAGCTCGAGTTGCCGTACGGCGCGCGTCCGTCGGGCATCGTCCAGGCCCCGGACGGAAGCCGCGTCTACGTCGCGTTGCGGGGCTCGGGCAAGCTGGTGGAAATCGATGCGGCCACGCGCAGTGTCACCCGCGAGCTCGACGTCGGGCCGACCCCCGAAGGTCTCGCGCTCAGCGCGGACGGAACGACTCTCCTGGTCTCGCGCTTCGTCTCTCCCCTGGACCACGCGGAAGTCCGCGTGGTCGACACCGCCAGCCTGTCGCTCGTGCGCGTCGAGGAGCTCACGGCAGATCTTGGCCCCGACACCGAGGCCAGCGGTCGCGGCGTGCTCAACTACCTGCGCAGCCCGACCATCTCTCCGGACGGGGCCCGGGCCTTCGTGCCTGCCAAAAAGGACAATACCGCGCGCGGGCTATGGAACGATCTCTTGCCTCTCAGCTTCGAGAACACGGTGCGCGCGAGCGTTGCCGCGCTCTCGATGAACGGCGGCGAAGAGACGGGCGCCCGCCTCGATCTCAACGACCGCAGTCTGCCCAGCGCGGTCGAGTTTTCTCCGCTTGGGGATCTGATCTTCGTGGCCACCGAGGGCACGAACACCGTCGATGTCCGCGACGCCTACGCTGGCGATCTCGTCACCACCCTCGAGAAGGTCGGCGCCGGGCCCGACGGGCTCGCCTTGTCGGCGAGTGGTGGGGAGTTGTTCGTGCATTCAGCGAGCTCTCGGAGCGTTTCAATCTACGACGTCTCCGGGGTCATCGAGTCCGGCGACAACCTCGTCGAGAAGCTGGCGGAGGTGCAAACGGTTGCTCATGAGCCCTTCGCCGCGGACGAGCTGCTCGGCAAACGCGTGTTTTACGACGCCATGGACCGGCGCATGAGCCGAGACCACTACCTCTCGTGTGCGAGCTGTCACCTCGACGGGGAGCACGACGGGCGAGTCTGGGACTTCAGCGATCGCGGGGAGGGCCTCCGCAACACCATCTCGCTCCTGGGCAAGCGCGGCACAGGCCAAGGTTGGCTGCACTGGAGCGCTAATTTCGACGAGGTCCAGGACTTCGAGCACGATATTCGCAATGCGTTCGCTGGGCTCGGGTTCATGACGGACCAAGACTTTCACGCCGGGCGCGATCAGAGCCTGCTGGGCCCCAAGGCCGGGGTGAGCGCCGAGCTCGACGCCCTCGACGCCTACGTGACCTCTCTCACTCGAACCCACGCGAGCCCGTATCGCGAATCCGACGGCACGCCGACGGCGGCGGCACGCCGCGGTGCGCATGTGTTCGAGCGCCTCGGCTGTGACGGCTGCCACCGAGGCCGGGACTTCACCGATTCGGCTCAGGCGAACCTGAAGGACGTGGGCACGCTCACGCCGGGCTCCGGCTCTCGCCTGTTCGGCGAGCTCGAGGGCATCGACACGCCAACGTTGATTGGTCTGTTCGAGACCGCGCCGTACTTGCACGATGGCTCGGCTCCCGACCTGGACGCCGTGCTGGAGCAGGCGGCATCCACGGGGCTGCACGGCGACGTGGCGAGCTTGTCGACTGACGAGCGTCAGGACCTGAAGCGGTTCCTGCTGGAGCTGGACGATGGCGCGTTGATCCGCCCCGATCCGGGGTTCGAGGCGGGCGGGGGCTGTTCACTCGGCGGCACGAGACGGCGAGCGCCGGCGTCGTTCAGCGTGATCTTGGCGCTCGGGTGCGGGATCTTGCATCGACGTTTGCGCGCGGCACGTCGGCGTTCCCTCGATCGGTCAGCCGCCTGA
- a CDS encoding NAD-dependent epimerase/dehydratase family protein produces the protein MRRVLVTGATTPIGRSLVEALLRDPATELVLAVGAERNPLRLGAQDPSRYQYRQVNLTRPRELHDLLFADARELRVGTLMHNALHRNARDEGPRVHALNVECTRELLALAERHPTLHRFVFRSAGAVYHVDPRRSTLISEEDPLELAPDAPQKVRDRVEADLTVCTRMGMSRLEIVVLRCAEILTAESGSQLYDYLGSRVCLRPLGFDPMLNLLSLEDVTRALLLAVDRDKSGVFNIPGADTLPLSRAVELWGRLGLPLPGPLLAPLYQLRSSVFDRDFRYDLNHRRFHYSAVLDGRRARDQLGFEPKHRLVWPRA, from the coding sequence ATGCGACGTGTGCTCGTCACCGGAGCAACGACTCCCATTGGGCGCTCGCTGGTCGAGGCGTTGCTCCGAGACCCGGCCACGGAGCTGGTGCTGGCTGTGGGCGCGGAGCGAAATCCTCTGCGCCTTGGTGCCCAGGACCCGTCGCGCTACCAGTATCGACAGGTCAACCTCACTCGCCCCCGCGAGCTTCACGACCTCCTGTTCGCGGACGCGCGCGAGCTCCGGGTCGGGACTCTCATGCACAACGCGCTGCACCGTAACGCACGCGACGAGGGGCCACGCGTGCATGCCCTCAACGTGGAGTGCACACGCGAGCTCTTGGCACTCGCTGAACGCCACCCCACCTTGCACCGCTTCGTGTTTCGTAGCGCCGGGGCGGTCTACCATGTCGATCCGCGGCGCTCGACGCTGATATCGGAAGAAGATCCGCTCGAGCTCGCCCCGGACGCGCCCCAAAAAGTCCGCGATCGGGTCGAGGCGGATCTGACGGTCTGTACCCGCATGGGCATGTCGCGCCTCGAGATCGTCGTGCTCCGCTGCGCCGAGATCCTGACCGCCGAGAGCGGCAGTCAGCTCTACGACTACCTGGGCTCACGCGTCTGCCTGCGCCCCCTCGGCTTCGACCCGATGCTGAACCTGCTCTCGCTCGAGGACGTGACACGGGCGCTACTGCTGGCCGTGGATCGAGACAAGAGCGGAGTCTTCAACATTCCCGGCGCGGACACGCTGCCGCTGTCCCGCGCAGTGGAGCTCTGGGGCAGGTTGGGGCTCCCGTTGCCGGGCCCCTTGCTCGCGCCGCTGTATCAACTCCGTTCCAGCGTGTTCGACCGGGACTTCAGATACGACCTCAATCATCGGCGGTTCCACTACAGCGCGGTGCTCGACGGCCGCCGCGCCCGTGACCAACTTGGCTTCGAGCCAAAACACCGGCTGGTTTGGCCGAGAGCCTGA
- a CDS encoding acyltransferase family protein, with the protein MSIKRRLKLALASSLLADADLQAMRRLDFRDAGHGLDVLGFDPDSFAVAMGLSRFAYERYFRVASYGSENLPRSGAAILAANHSGLLPIDGAMIVVDAVRHTSPPRVVRVIGDLFIPLLPWVGTIFSRIGVVAGSPGNFRHLLENGELVLVFPEGTPGIGKGWKKRYQLQDWRVGHAELSLRHRVPVIPVAVVGAEEAWPELARLDSFNAFGAPFLPIPATPIPMPVRFHVHYGEPLALYERFGDADDPTAVREAARLVKSAVQELMDRGLSERRGLF; encoded by the coding sequence ATGTCCATCAAACGCCGTCTCAAACTCGCGCTCGCAAGCTCGTTGCTCGCCGACGCGGACCTCCAAGCCATGCGTCGGCTCGACTTCCGCGATGCGGGACACGGTCTGGACGTGCTCGGCTTCGACCCGGATTCGTTCGCCGTTGCGATGGGCCTCAGCCGCTTCGCCTACGAACGCTACTTCCGCGTCGCCAGCTACGGCAGTGAGAACCTGCCGCGCTCGGGCGCTGCCATTCTCGCGGCGAACCACAGCGGCCTCCTGCCCATCGACGGCGCGATGATCGTAGTCGACGCCGTTCGGCACACCTCGCCGCCACGAGTGGTTCGGGTCATCGGTGACCTCTTCATCCCACTCCTGCCATGGGTCGGCACCATCTTCAGCCGAATAGGCGTCGTCGCCGGCAGCCCGGGTAATTTCCGCCACTTGCTCGAAAATGGTGAGCTGGTCCTGGTTTTTCCGGAGGGCACACCCGGCATCGGAAAGGGCTGGAAGAAGCGCTACCAGTTGCAGGACTGGCGGGTCGGTCACGCGGAGCTCTCACTCCGCCATCGTGTACCGGTGATCCCCGTCGCCGTCGTGGGCGCGGAAGAAGCGTGGCCCGAGCTCGCTCGACTCGACTCCTTCAACGCGTTCGGCGCGCCGTTTCTGCCGATTCCGGCGACGCCCATCCCCATGCCTGTGCGCTTCCACGTGCACTACGGCGAGCCACTCGCGCTGTACGAGCGCTTCGGCGACGCCGACGACCCGACCGCAGTGCGTGAGGCCGCTCGACTCGTGAAGAGCGCCGTCCAAGAGCTGATGGATCGAGGCCTCTCGGAGCGAAGAGGGCTGTTCTGA